The Actinosynnema mirum DSM 43827 genomic interval CGCCCTGCCCCGCTGTACCCTGGTCGTTCTCCGCCACGTCTACCCCCTGGTGAGCGCTCACAGCCCGTTCCCGAGCAAGCACGGTACCCGTACCGGTGCCGCCCCGTCCCCGGATTCGACGCGCGCCGAAAGCAGAGGGTTCCCGGTTCGTCGCCGGGCCCGCTCCGCAGGCGCTCGAGGTGTCAGCGGCACCGATCGCCCCGCACGGAGAAGATACCTCCGGAACGCGCGCGAAAAAGCCCCCCGCGCGAATCGCGCGAGGGGCTCCTCCAAGAAATCCGGCGATCAGCCGAAGCGGCCCGAGATGTAGTCCTCGGTGGCCTTCTGGGTGGGGTTCGAGAAGATCTTCTCGGTGTCGTCCACCTCGATCAGCCTGCCGGGCTGGCCCACGCCGAGCAGGTTGAAGAACGCGGTCTGGTCGCTGACGCGCGCCGCCTGCTGCATGTTGTGGGTGACGATCACGATGGTGAAGTCCTTCTTCAGCTCCGTGATCAGGTCCTCGATCGCCAGCGTGGAGATCGGGTCCAGGGCCGAGCAGGGCTCGTCCATCAGCAGCACGTCCGGCTGGACGGCGATGGCGCGCGCGATGCACAGGCGCTGCTGCTGACCGCCCGACAGGCCGCCGCCCGGCCGGTCGAGGCGGTCCTTGACCTCGTTCCACAGGTTCGCGCCGCGCAGCGAGCGCTCCGCGACCTCGTCGAGCTGCTTGCGGTTCTTCACGCCCGCCAGGCGCAGGCCCGCCACGACGTTGTCGCGGATGGACATCGTCGGGAACGGGTTGGGGCGCTGGAACACCATGCCGATGGTGCGGCGCACCTGCACCGGGTCGACCGAGGAGGCGTAGATGTCCTCGCCGTCCAGCAGCACCTTGCCCTCGACGCGGGCGCCGGGCGCCACCTCGTGCATCCGGTTCAGCGAGCGGAGCACGGTGGACTTGCCGCAGCCGGACGGGCCGATGAACGCGGTCACGCTGCGCGGCGGAACGGCTAGGGAGACCTCGTTCACGGCGTGGAACTTGCCGTAGTAGAGGTTGAGGTCCTTGACGTCGATGCGCTTGGCCATCAGTGCCCGCTCACTTGGTCTTCGGGGCCAGCCACCGCGAGGCCGCGGTCGCCAGCAGGTTGAACAACGTGATGATCAGGACCAGGGTGATCGCCGCACCCCAGAGCCGGTCGAAGCCCGCGTCCGTCGGGTTGTTGCGCTCCGTGGTCATGAGCAGCGGGAGCGACGCCATCGGCCCGTCGAACAGGTTGTAGTTGATGAACGGCGCGTACGCCGCCAGCACCAGCACCGGGGCGGTCTCGCCCATCACGCGCGCCAGCGCCAGCATGATGCCGGTGAGGATGCCGGAGAGCGCGGTGGGCAGGACGATCTTCACGATGGTCTTCCACTTGGGGATGCCCAGCGCGTAGGAGGCCTCGCGCAGCTCGTCGGGGACGATCTTGAGCATCTCCTCGGTGGTGCGCACGATCACGGGGACCATGAGCAGCACCAGGGCCAGCGACACCGCGAACGCGCTGCGGCCGAAGCCGAACGTGGTGATCCACAGCGAGTAGACGAACAGCGCGGCCACGATGGACGGGACACCGGTGAGGATGTCGACCATGAACGTGGTGGCCTTGGCCAGCTTCGACCGGCCGCCGTACTCGACCAGGTAGACGCCGACGAACATGCCGATCGGGACCGAGATCAGGGCGCAGATCAGGCCCTGGACCAGGGTGCCGTAGATCGCGTGGTAGACGCCGCCGCCCTGCTGCCGGGACAGCAGCCCGGACAGGGACTTCTGCCACCAGTCGGCGTTGAGCACGATCGGGAAGCCGCGCTGGATCACGGTGTAGAGCACCCACACCAGCGGGATGATCGCGACGCCGAACGCCAGCCACACCAGCGCGGTGGCCATGCCGTTCTTGAACTTGCGGACGCCGCTGATGCTCTGGAACGTGGGCGGCTTCGCCAGGCGGTCCAGGTCCGCCGTCTCGGCCATCATTCGTACTCCTTGTGACCGGCGACGATGGACCGGGCGATCGCGTTGACCACGAAGGTCAGGACGAACAGCACCAGGCCCGCGGCGACGTAGGCGCCCGCCGACTTCGGGTCGTTGAACTCGGGCGCGGCCAGCGCGATCTTCGAGGCGAACGTGGCGCCGCC includes:
- the pstA gene encoding phosphate ABC transporter permease PstA, with translation MMAETADLDRLAKPPTFQSISGVRKFKNGMATALVWLAFGVAIIPLVWVLYTVIQRGFPIVLNADWWQKSLSGLLSRQQGGGVYHAIYGTLVQGLICALISVPIGMFVGVYLVEYGGRSKLAKATTFMVDILTGVPSIVAALFVYSLWITTFGFGRSAFAVSLALVLLMVPVIVRTTEEMLKIVPDELREASYALGIPKWKTIVKIVLPTALSGILTGIMLALARVMGETAPVLVLAAYAPFINYNLFDGPMASLPLLMTTERNNPTDAGFDRLWGAAITLVLIITLFNLLATAASRWLAPKTK
- the pstB gene encoding phosphate ABC transporter ATP-binding protein PstB, with product MAKRIDVKDLNLYYGKFHAVNEVSLAVPPRSVTAFIGPSGCGKSTVLRSLNRMHEVAPGARVEGKVLLDGEDIYASSVDPVQVRRTIGMVFQRPNPFPTMSIRDNVVAGLRLAGVKNRKQLDEVAERSLRGANLWNEVKDRLDRPGGGLSGGQQQRLCIARAIAVQPDVLLMDEPCSALDPISTLAIEDLITELKKDFTIVIVTHNMQQAARVSDQTAFFNLLGVGQPGRLIEVDDTEKIFSNPTQKATEDYISGRFG